In the genome of Populus trichocarpa isolate Nisqually-1 chromosome 10, P.trichocarpa_v4.1, whole genome shotgun sequence, the window AttaattattcaactttttaatttctaaaatacaCTATAATAAAAGGGGTGAAGGAAGAGTTTcctacaatattttttagatttttatacacTCTTCTTTACcttatattttagtgttttcttctctttttatactTCAATTTTCCTCCGAAGTATAGAGCTTAGGTTCATATTCTtaagagatatttgagttacaTAATCTTTAGTTCAAAGATCTTATTTGGAAGTGCATCTAAACTAAGGTGTTGGTGTTGGAATCTTAGGAGGTATATTGTAAACATCTTAGTTGCACAAGTAAGAAGCAATAAAACCTTAAGGACAAATGATTCATCCTTGATGACAAcaagagtttcatgattttaaagtgcttcaacaagtactctcttttgttttaattaaacatggatatttttattattagtatacatgctaaaattatattattatatttatgttgagaGTTTGTTtgctatgagttttttttttttttcatgcttatAGATTTAAACTTGTATGAATTCTAggcttttcttaaaaaaatgtatGTTTAGCATGTCTTATCATGATAAACTAAACATGTTTGCTCACTAATCTAATACATTtgaataactaaaaaacaaataatgccTAACTTTTGATTTGCCTTGCAGTGAACCAAGAGTAAGTTATCTAATATTGGTGCTACAAATCAAAATGAATGAGTTTCTGCCATTATTCATTGGTCTATAGTCTTGCATAACTAAATGTGGTTGCAATATTGATATTGGAAGAAAGCCATGTTAGTTAACAGAAAGGATTAGGTAAACTCCATATTGGTCCCATAAATGTTACCCTTAtagtttctaaaatattttttcatatttaccCTTAACAATTAGATACTATTAAAAAGTCActtttcaccctttttttttttcacttttgtaCTCCATTTTCATTCAAGTCATAGTACATGTGATTAAACTCGAAGATTTTGGTGTCCTTACTTCAAATTTAATAGCTAGTTAATGTTTAGGGATAacatagaaattttttaaaaataggagGGTGATATTaggaaattataaattataaagatgGAGTATAAGATTGGTaaattacaaggaaaaaaaactaaagtttacACCTATAAGGACATGTTGTAATTGACTTTCTACTGAAgataatcacaataaaaaagcTTATTTATGTTGGGTTTCCTAAATATCATACACACaacagaaacaaataaaaaaaattttgggaGTCCCTAAGATCCTGTTAAATAGATATGGAGTTGTTAAATgatttattacctgaagatctGATCTTCTTCgactttgaataattatttaaaggcTAGGTTATCACAAACCACAAGTTGTCTAATTGTTCAGCCTCAAATGATAATCCACACGAATCACCAGtaagaaatctcttaaatcacTATTTAGAAGAGAGGGATAACTATACCTAGAGTGTTAGCTCTTTATTTTGTGgcttacataatttttttgtctaaCAAATAAtccccttaaaaaataaaaagcataacttattgtttataagaaaatctaaaaaccctataaatttacaaaatatcaatttgtccctttaataatatccatatattaattaaagactattttagaaattaattctatcaagtccttacttgatttttctagatctagaaatataatccttgtattaattatattctagtccttaatttctaaaatatatcgtaatcaagtcatacttaattaaatcatctcagTTTAATTTATGACTAATAGTTATTAATGTATGTGGCCCATTAGGTTCCGAATATGTtgatccaaatataaaatagaattctaattaaataaattaaacaatttaatttattatcaattcaacaattgattaatttatattttaaaatcaggTTCATCGTCTAGAAACGTATCATAATccctccaaatattaaaaaaatcattagtggTTTGGGTTAGCCTTTCAATGACTggtttctcaatgtaattaatattctttcatcaataatgttctgatttagcATTAAAGTATGGAGTATGTCTgtcatattaaatcatgtttgttctctacataatagtcattgatcgtttgaataagatttgaaactcttagtcaatactatttaagaacaaataaattttttatcttaattcacctagggtgatgaatcctctcttgatcactcaagtaccttcatataattgatgttatacccaatatctaCCCCTTCATTACCTTGATGAAAATAACTTGTAATGAGATCAGAGCATAATATTCTCTATATAATATAACCTAGTGatttcaagtctaaggatcacttacacaaccattATGTGAGCTTTTCCATAGAAATAAGTGATCTTTCCATATAGAATTCTTATGTGGGTCAATTCAGTGAACATGTTTTttgacaagcacctacatattagttataggtatctcttatacctcagcttatgagaacaactgcttcttttcataaaaaaaaagaatataatatgtatcgGTTTCTACGGCTCTAATAAATATCTAGTATTTAAAAGGACATCGACTAggaacattttaaaaataatgctttAATGCAATAGAAatcctataattataacaactttataatttcatttgcaaaatatttttgtctcatgaactttatctttactgtagattcataaatcaaatattagattcattaatataatattatatgaatattaaagataaattaagcttttattaataataaatatgtttttacacGAATATAATAATGTCATGTTTAACCAACCGATTAGCTACAAGGTATATTAAACTaacgatttatttatttattctttctctCTCGAGCCTTAAGAAACATGTTGGCAAGAAAATGATTTCACAAAAACACAATACAAAAATGTAATGTTTAGAGGAAAAGGAATTATAATCTCTTTATATTTGTGTTTTAGAAACTAAATTCaatgataatatataaattaaatttgatatatataatttatttgaggATATTAAAACTTGCTTGGAAACTATTGTTCTATTAGAGAAATTGATGATGcaggatatttttttcaaaaaaaaatcattttctcgTCATTTGGGCTCAGCCCAACAGTGTGGTTATAGTCCCACATGGTTTAGGCTAGGTCCACATGGCGTGGTCTTCACACTACCTAGTTCTTTTTCTTTAGATTCGACCCGAAAAGTACTCAACCCAACATCTTGCAAGATTTCCAGTTTTAGGGCATACCTTTTATCCCACTTTTTCACCACAGTAATGGTCCAATACACatacatcaaatattttttaaagtttcaaGGACTCAAAACGTAGTGTTGCGCACCACCTTTGCACACATTATGCTTTTACTAACAAATCCTTCACAAGGTTGGCACCacaattttttatccaataatCGTCAATGCAAACATGCATACATTCTATGCAATCAGACACctcatttctcaatcaataGTTATTCTAACcgacaaatttattaatattcatCAACCTCCACATCATTAACAATACAAGGCACTGTAATCAATGGCGAGCACTAACGTTTCCACCAATCAAATATTGTGCAATTCTTCCTGTTTTGAGATGAGTTAACATGACCTAGGTAAATAAAGAGGTTCATAGATTGAACATTTCAAACTCATTGtatattttcttccaattctcTCGCATACTATTTTTCTCATATACCTAtcaatttaaatatcaaatagTTTCTCGTGTAACAAgggatttttgaaaaaaaaatgataaaaaccaCAACCAAAATCTATACATCATTTTTATCTAGAATGGTAACCATTAAACAATCCAATTTTTGTGTGAGGTTTTTTTCACGAATGCCTCAGAAAGTATCATATAAACATAGTTACTCAACTAGACTATGGACGACCAATAAAATAGAATCTCATACGCGTGTGTGTGTTGGGGCTGGActaacaataaataattatctAGTCCTTTTGGCTTGTGAGATAGTCATTTTGATTTTggaatttataatttagtcccTCGATCAAGTTGTGAGGTGagggaataataatttttagtccttgtattttatataattttgtaatttgagttttggaaatGATCATAATACTAAAGTTgacatttattattttgttgactattctttttaaattaattttttttatgtttagtatggagattgaaaaaattgattagaaatAAATTGAGAGAAGGAATAACAACGCAAACAGATATAAAAATACAGagattcaatattgagtttttttaactaAAGGGATTAACTAGTTAGTTGGCTAAAAATTATAACACACAAGGATTAAATGAATGGTGGAAAGAGTTGAAGTAGATATGTTGACAGGAATATTCCTCCAATGAGCTTAATTACTGTATGTTAAAATGATAAAAGCCAATGCAATtgtttcaaataataattacatagTATTTCAAACCAGCTGCAATGGAAATTAGAGGAAACAGATTTTGATAGAAACGGCACCAGCCAAGTAGGCCAAGGTAGGTGAATATACCAAAGAAATTAACTCATTCATGGAGCAGCATTGGGCTCGCCATGATCACCAGCAGAAGTGTTTGTTTCACCTCTACCACTGAAATGACCATTTCCGAATGGCTTGTGGCCTCTGGGGTCTGATCCTTTCATGTTAGAATTCCTGGCTGTTGGAAATCCCTTGTCAAACCCAAATTCAAGATCACTTTCCCTTTCCTTGGGACGAAAGGTGGGAGTGTGTTGGCTGTGCTGCAGACTTTGCTTGTTGTTATTGACTTTCTGCTTGTTTAGACGCTTGTTGCAAATCCTGCCAAGACAGCAAGCAATAGCTGATATAACAACAATCACTGCCAGGACTATAAAAACGGTTCCAAATGACCCATTTGAGTGGGAAGATGGGGCCTGCCTTGCGACAGTGTTTGGGTAAAGGACAACAGGCTGCTGCTGCAGTTGTTGAGGCTGCTGTGTAGacatttttcttggttgatgatagaaaaataattggGTTGAGCTTATAATTACCAGTTCTCTGCCTCCCTTGTTCTTTGAGTGCAGACTAATCAAGGAAGACTAAGGTAAACTCATGGGGCAAGCAATGGCATTGCCTATAAAAGGGGTTACGTATTATTgggtttcaaaaatgtttttcttttatcccCCTTCAGGttcaataaagaaattaaagaacgTTCTTTAATAAAGAGACAACTATAAAGATATTCTGTGTTCTTTACCGCGAAGAAGGTGCTCTTGGCACCACTTGCTTTGTAACTAGAGAAAGAAAGATTTGGTAGTCTTAAGATACACAAGATTCTCAAAGACACATGTAAAGCAGCAACTTTTATTATTAGTGATGGGAATATTTAGGATGGAAATAAATATGGATTTAGTTTAGAGGTATGAAAACACtgtttttaatgtgtttatttgttCCATACAGAGATAATACCTCTAGAATACAACTAAATCCTCTAAATctctaaaagaatgagaagataaaaccaagaaaagaatatgcatttttattatatattgttttttgtgtaGTTACAAGTTTTAATAGACTTGAAATATAACAATGAAACAATATGtcttttgatgaaaaaattacactttaaattaaattgaatagcTGCTATTTAGTTTTATCTCAATAATTACAaatgttataattaattataaaaattaattcaatgatGAATTAATATCACTAACATATTAAGTTTCAAGTGTCCAAGTGTCAAGTgtcatcttttgatattataaatattcatataatagcATTAGGAAGGTCACTAGGAGAGTCTTTCCACTGTGAGTTTatgttttaacattaacaataaataacatCAACAATGCATGACATTACTCGAGTAATCATTGAGATAATTATGAAGGTTTATGTTCCCTAGCCATCCCTGTTCGAAATTGATCCAAGCATCTATGTATTGGCCTTTACACaacattttcatatatataaggCTCTAATGTTATAGCAACACTTTCCTTTTAAAGTCAATATGACTGTTAATGAAACAGTAtgattgttgataaaaaaattacactttaaattaaactaaatagcTACTATTCAGTTTTATCTCAACAGTCACAAAtgtcataattaattatgaaaattaattcaagGATGAATTAATCTCACTGACATATTAAGTTCCAAATGCCAAGTGTCAAGTGCCAAATGccatcttttgatattataaatatccatataataGCATTAGGAAGCCCACTAAGAGAATCCTTCCACCATGACTTAATTTACTACATATTAGAAGCCCACacttataaatattaagaatgaatgtttcttttcaatatgggataaacatcttttctttctttatttcattCACAAACTACACCAACAATCCTCCACTAGTTTGTAATTATTGTCTTTTCACTTGATAACATTATGCTTACAATAAGGTATTTTGCAATTTAAACCTTCATTTAATGTTAGAACTTGAATCCTACTAAAGTTATTAGTGTCCACAGATTAAACCAAAACTTTTgttgtagaataaaaaatactacaCACGTAATACTATCCAAACTCTTAAAGAGGTTTACAACTGTTTAACATTATTATGACCATAtgctgaaattttattttcatgaatatttacaagaaaaaacccTAACTCTTGTCAAAAGCAATACCACTTCTATATTCATATATGTGGAATTATACATGTCTTTATTACATTAAACATGAACTTTAAATTACATTAAGACCCTACATTCATCCTCTTttacgtaaaaaaaaaacacaatgaataCTATCATAATAAGgtctaaaattaattatcagtgTCCAACAAAAACTGAATAGTTACTTGTTTTTACCCATTAAACTTAGAGATAAGCTTCTTGTTGATCCGAACTTGGGTTCCTATTACCGTTAATAATGAGTTTCAACCTCATTCCATTAGTTGTTTTTTGTACTATGTCTCTAGATAGTCGTTTTGTGAGCGGATCCGCTAAATTATTCATAAACTTTACATAGACAATGGTGATTACCCTATTTGTAATCAACTCTCAAATACATTCATGTCGAATGCTTATATGTCTTGACTTACCATTGTAAATATTACTATAAGCTCGAGACATAGTTGTTTCACTATCgcagtataaaaaaattaactaatatagGTTGTGGCCACAACTTAATATCAGACAACATATTTCTTAGTCATTCTACTTTTTTTATCTGTAGCAGCCAtaacaataaattttgattccaTGGTAAAATAAGATATGCACGTTTGTTTCTTAGGTGCCCAAGATATTACACCTCCTCCAAGTGAGAAAATCCATTCTAATGTGGACTTATTATCACTTGAACTAGTCATCTAACTTGCATTACTATATCCTTCCATCACAGCTagaaaatcagaataaaacaaGCCCAAATCGATTGTTCTTTTTAGGTAATCAAAGATTCATGCAATAGCCTTCCAATGATTTGTATTCAGCTTGCTTGTATATCTTGATAACTTATATATAACAAAAGCTATATCTAGTCTTGTACAATGCATATCATACATAAAACTTCCAATGACACTAGCATATTCTAGTTGTGCTACCGCTTTATCacaataatcatttaactttATGTTATAGTCAAATAGGATATTAGCTTCCTATATATTGAGATGCTTAAACTTATCAAgcattttcttaatataatgtGACTGATCAAATGCATAACTACTATTATGTTTCTTAACTTTGATacctaaaattatatataattcactaagatctttcattttaaatttaaaagtgaGATACCTTTGctaaatattaacatgtcatctacataaaaacaaacaatcacaCCAAAATCTTTTGTAAATTTGGAATACATACACTTATCAACACCATTATAATGAAAACCATTCAACAAAATTACTTTATCAAACTTTTCATGTCATTGTTTCGgagcttgttttaaaccatataaagaCTTTACCAATTTACagactttttcttcatttccagGAAGTATAAAACCCTCAGGTTGCTTCATGTACACTTTCTCTTTTAAATCTCCATTTAGAAAAGTTGTCTTTCCATCCATTTGATgaacatataatttataaattgatggtAACGCAAATAAAACTCTATTTGATGTCATTCTTGCCACCAGAGAATAAGTGTCAAAATAATCAACACCCTCCTTTTGAGTAAAATCTTTGACAACTAATCTTGCCTTGAAGGTTTGtataaaaccatcaatattgtATTTTCTTCTAAACACCTACTTACATCCTATTGGCTTAGAATCTGGAGGTAAATCTACTAGGACCTAGGTATTGTTAGACAATATTGAATACATTTCATCATTTACCGCTTCTTTAAAAACAAGCAACATCCCTAGAAGACATAACTTAATGGAATGTCTTTGGATTATCTTCAATAGTTAAAATCATAGGTAagggtgttcacggttcggttcggttcgctTTAGACTACAAAAACCAACCAAACCgggttatattaattttgtgaaatattaACTGAACCGGACCGAAATCCGATTCAAACCGAACTAGTTCGGTTTGGTTATATCctgtttttttagcaaaaaccaGGAAACCGAATCCCTTCATAGATCAAACACTAATTTTTCCTTGTTCGGTTCGGTTAAATCCggtttttttagcaaaaaccaGGAAACCGAATCCCTTCACAGATCAAACACTAATTTTTCCTTGTTTGGAATTTTATATTTCGTGCTATTACAATCTTGAGTTGACAAGCGAGGAACAATGTAATTTAGCTAACCATTCAGAGGATTTTGTAATAGATCCATCTTTGTTGCAGTAAACAACAAAAGCTATAAATTCACCTTTGGTCATTAATCATTGTTTCATGTTGATATGCCTTGGATCCCTGGACAAACACCAAGTACTGGGTCAAAAATTACCTTGTTGTCTTTTCTCTAAAGAAGCCGTCTCCGCAGAAGTAAAGAAGGCTTGTGCAAAAGTAAAGAGATGAGAAGTTAGGGAGATAAAGAGGTACGTTTGTGTTTGGCTAGAATCTAGATAATGTGAGACTTTTGAGATGGAGACAAACGCAAAGGCAAAgcaattgaaatttgaaagggaaaggaagattGAGATAAATATTCTCAGGCGTCAAGGCAACGActtttagggttaggtttcagtatttaactatttataccCCTCTTAATTTGTATAGCTTTGGTTTTTTAGTTGGTCCAGTCCGGTTTGCCGGTTTCAGTTAAAACCAAAATCGAACCAGACctgttaaaatttatgattttgaaaatcggtttaatcggttttttatctcgatttggttttttcggttaatttttcttcGATTTTCTCGGTTTTCTAGGTtgatcggtttttttgaacacccttAATCATAGGTGTCATTTTCAATATTGTATTTCTATCACTTtccataattaattatgaaaattaattcaataatgaattaattttactGACATATTAAGTGTCAATTAGGAGAGTCCTTCGACCATGAGTTAATTTACTACATGATAGAAACTCATACTTATAAACATTAgaagaaagtgtttttttttcaatgtgaaatagattttttttttatttacaaactaCACCAACAATGCttgacattactcaaataaTCGTTGAGATAATGTCGAAGGTTTTTGTTCCCTAGCCGTCCCCATCCAAAATTGATCCAAGCATCCATGTATTGGCCTTTGCGCaacattttcatatatatatatatacactctgATGTTGCAGCAACACTTTCTTTTTAAGGGGAAATTGCCGGATTGATTCTTGAAATGAAGGAGAAGTGGAACTAAATAACACatatgaaatgaaaagataCTCTTCATGTTATAAGATTAAATCAACAAATAGCTGCAGCCATCACCAGGTTTTTGCTGCGAATTGATAGAACTTCTTTTGAAAAGGATCAAGAAATTGTGGGACACTGTCAAAAGTTTTTGCTTGGAGAGTTCGTTCGGTCTTCGGTCCAAGCTGCAGGCTAGCAGCAACTTTTGAAACCCAGAATTCGAAGTTTGAAACTGGGATATGCGACACATCTGGCACTGTTTTCTCCCATTCACACGCACATGATGGATCGCACTCTGTCGATTGTCATCTTTATtcgtttctttttgaaaaaaggaTTCTGAAGCCTGATCTTCTTTTCTATGATTGGAGCAATGATATAATTTAGGGTAATGATGCCCTGATACGCACTTCTGACAGATTCTTTTGGCACAAACGCATAAGTACACTTTGATCCTAAGCTCTTATAATTATGCAAACAAGTCCTTTAATTAGAGAAGAAGTCTTACAATTTTCTTAGTAGGTTTTTGCCTATGCAACCTTCAAAGAATTTGAATAGGTTAATTATGAAACTTATCAgtagaaaatttgaattatttataaagaaaaatttaaaatctaatttttttttcaaacca includes:
- the LOC7460780 gene encoding uncharacterized protein LOC7460780; translation: MSTQQPQQLQQQPVVLYPNTVARQAPSSHSNGSFGTVFIVLAVIVVISAIACCLGRICNKRLNKQKVNNNKQSLQHSQHTPTFRPKERESDLEFGFDKGFPTARNSNMKGSDPRGHKPFGNGHFSGRGETNTSAGDHGEPNAAP